In Natrinema versiforme, the following are encoded in one genomic region:
- a CDS encoding dihydroorotase family protein encodes MTRVETILTGGTVVTAESMFDAAVAVDDGTIVGVGKERTLPAAERSIDVSGKLVLPGVVDPHVHVAGYNSIDSYETGTAAAAAGGVTSIVNFAWQGWQDGTWGEGTLRDAIERHRAKASPVVDYGLHAAITQETAAVLDELPELLEEGVTSVKLFMTDDIRLSNGFIGEVFDRLSDTGIVGMVHAEDYSVCQQRADAVRATPSVDSPTSYPRTRPEYAEAMAVDSAVRLALAADAKYYGVHTTSEAAADVIASLRDDGSNVRAETCTHYMALDETAYERFSNAALMAPPLRTSDDVDALFDRLRDGTLTTVSTDHVAQKRARKTGGPWWESPFGVNSLQTSLPVFHDEAVIRRGLSYPDLVRLKCRNPARTFGLPQKGRIEPGTDADLVVFDPNETDTVTADRNHSRADYSVYEGRELTGRVKQTFVRGEEVYIDGEIVASPGHGEFLARDVPDWDEGTG; translated from the coding sequence ATGACCCGAGTCGAGACGATACTTACGGGCGGAACCGTCGTGACGGCCGAGTCGATGTTCGACGCCGCCGTCGCCGTCGATGACGGGACGATCGTCGGCGTCGGAAAAGAACGGACGCTGCCGGCAGCCGAGCGCTCGATCGACGTCTCGGGGAAGCTCGTCCTCCCGGGCGTCGTCGATCCGCACGTCCACGTCGCTGGCTACAACTCGATCGACTCGTACGAAACCGGAACGGCAGCAGCGGCCGCCGGCGGCGTCACGAGTATCGTGAACTTCGCGTGGCAGGGCTGGCAGGACGGAACGTGGGGTGAGGGAACCCTGCGTGACGCCATCGAACGACACCGCGCCAAGGCCTCCCCGGTGGTCGATTACGGGCTCCACGCCGCCATTACGCAGGAAACGGCTGCCGTACTGGATGAACTCCCGGAACTACTCGAGGAGGGGGTCACGTCGGTCAAACTGTTCATGACCGACGACATCCGGTTGTCGAACGGCTTCATCGGCGAAGTGTTCGACCGCCTCTCGGACACGGGTATCGTCGGAATGGTCCACGCGGAAGACTACTCGGTCTGCCAGCAGCGGGCAGACGCGGTGCGGGCAACGCCGTCGGTGGATTCCCCGACATCCTATCCCCGGACGCGGCCGGAGTACGCCGAGGCGATGGCAGTCGACTCCGCGGTCAGACTGGCCCTCGCCGCCGACGCGAAGTACTACGGCGTCCACACGACATCGGAAGCGGCCGCCGACGTAATCGCGTCGCTCCGGGACGACGGGTCGAACGTGCGAGCCGAGACGTGTACGCATTACATGGCGCTCGATGAGACCGCCTACGAGCGATTCAGCAACGCGGCGCTCATGGCGCCGCCACTCCGGACTTCCGACGATGTCGACGCGTTGTTCGACCGCCTGCGCGACGGAACCCTCACGACCGTCTCGACCGATCACGTCGCCCAGAAGCGGGCGCGGAAAACGGGAGGTCCGTGGTGGGAGAGCCCGTTCGGCGTGAACAGCCTGCAGACGAGTCTGCCGGTCTTCCACGACGAGGCCGTCATCCGGCGGGGCCTCTCCTACCCTGATCTGGTTCGTCTGAAGTGTCGGAACCCGGCCCGTACCTTCGGATTGCCACAGAAGGGACGAATCGAACCCGGCACGGACGCCGACCTCGTGGTCTTCGACCCGAACGAGACGGATACCGTCACCGCCGACCGGAACCACTCGAGGGCGGACTACTCGGTCTACGAGGGACGCGAACTCACCGGTCGAGTGAAGCAAACGTTCGTCCGCGGCGAGGAAGTCTATATCGACGGGGAGATCGTCGCCAGTCCGGGCCACGGCGAGTTCCTCGCTCGCGACGTTCCCGACTGGGACGAGGGGACCGGGTAG
- a CDS encoding ABC transporter substrate-binding protein gives MRFPSTSIRMTDDYGDNRVVSRRSFVRIAGTASAVGVAGCLGGSDSSDTFTLGAIHPLSGDAAEMGSRFQDIVSAGVQAVNEGASDLEPLAGAEGEGLPGQDGTEVEVLWADHQGSSDVARSEAESMVLDDGVDVLLGSYYSGTTEVVSQVAQREGVPHICGTAIGEGLTERDLDWFWQVPPHTGVKGESMFEFADGMNEQHDAGLETVSIIHQDGTFGTEVANSMQRVVEESDFELALDTISYSAQSVNSLSTEIRNIEQAGADIIVHAANVRDAVIMLEDMQTEDYYPELMLTPGSAYLDPSLLEESVSDYVFSGSDFAHDMFEVHPPMGAYNSYSEEESGTPFDGSSIYAWGEFFTAIAAADRAESLSSDDLRASLNSMSAEPYVAGLPYPVEFDDNGYNQEAFSFVVQSEDSQLETVWPFDQAQDDAMTYPVPSWDER, from the coding sequence ATGAGGTTTCCATCTACGTCCATCCGCATGACTGACGACTATGGAGACAATCGTGTAGTTTCGCGCCGTAGTTTTGTACGGATTGCTGGCACCGCGTCGGCGGTCGGCGTGGCCGGCTGTCTGGGTGGGAGTGACAGCAGTGATACGTTCACGCTCGGGGCCATTCATCCGCTGTCGGGTGACGCCGCGGAGATGGGATCGCGGTTTCAAGACATCGTGAGCGCGGGCGTCCAGGCCGTCAACGAGGGTGCCTCCGACCTCGAGCCGCTGGCCGGTGCCGAAGGTGAGGGCTTACCGGGACAGGACGGAACGGAAGTCGAGGTCCTCTGGGCGGATCATCAGGGGTCCTCCGACGTCGCGAGGTCCGAGGCCGAGAGCATGGTCCTCGACGACGGCGTCGACGTGCTCCTCGGGAGTTACTACAGCGGGACGACGGAAGTCGTGAGTCAAGTCGCCCAGCGCGAAGGCGTCCCTCACATTTGCGGGACCGCGATCGGCGAAGGACTCACCGAGCGGGATCTCGACTGGTTCTGGCAGGTGCCGCCCCACACCGGCGTCAAAGGCGAGTCGATGTTCGAGTTCGCCGACGGCATGAACGAGCAACACGACGCGGGACTCGAGACGGTCTCGATCATCCATCAGGACGGGACCTTCGGGACCGAGGTCGCGAACTCGATGCAACGCGTCGTCGAGGAATCCGACTTCGAACTGGCACTGGACACGATCTCCTACTCCGCGCAGTCGGTGAATTCGCTGTCGACGGAGATCCGGAACATCGAGCAGGCCGGCGCGGACATCATCGTCCACGCCGCGAACGTCCGTGACGCGGTGATCATGCTCGAGGACATGCAGACCGAGGACTACTACCCGGAACTGATGCTCACGCCGGGATCGGCCTACCTCGATCCGTCGCTGCTCGAGGAGAGCGTCTCGGACTACGTCTTCTCCGGTTCGGACTTCGCACACGATATGTTCGAAGTACACCCGCCGATGGGGGCGTACAACAGCTATTCCGAGGAGGAATCCGGGACACCGTTCGACGGGAGCAGTATCTACGCATGGGGCGAGTTCTTCACCGCGATCGCAGCGGCGGATCGGGCCGAGAGCCTCTCGTCGGACGACCTCCGGGCCAGTCTGAACTCGATGAGCGCGGAGCCGTACGTAGCGGGGCTCCCGTACCCGGTCGAGTTCGACGACAACGGCTACAATCAGGAGGCGTTCAGTTTCGTCGTCCAGTCCGAGGATAGCCAACTCGAGACCGTCTGGCCGTTCGATCAGGCACAGGACGACGCCATGACCTACCCCGTCCCGAGCTGGGATGAACGCTGA
- a CDS encoding ABC transporter ATP-binding protein, producing the protein MALLTVDDVHAGYENFLVLTGASLRVEEGEIVCVIGPNGAGKSTLFKTIYGLLDPTRGEIRYDGRDITGSTQEELLTSGISYVLQRNAAFPDMSVRDNLELGAHVAGRNHDTAAAIEEVYEIFPALREYEDTPAGNLSGGQQQMVELGRGLMLDPELLLLDEPTAGLAPKAIDMIFEKIEAINDRGVTVLMIEQNVKTGVEHSDHVFVLENGSTHHDGDAATILDRPEIREAYLKVERDQ; encoded by the coding sequence ATGGCACTACTAACAGTCGACGACGTACACGCCGGCTACGAGAACTTCCTCGTCCTCACGGGCGCATCACTTCGGGTCGAGGAGGGCGAGATCGTCTGCGTTATCGGACCGAACGGTGCGGGAAAATCGACGCTGTTCAAGACGATCTACGGTTTGTTGGATCCGACGCGCGGGGAGATCCGTTACGACGGCCGAGACATCACCGGTTCGACCCAAGAGGAACTGCTCACATCGGGCATCTCGTACGTGCTCCAGCGAAACGCCGCGTTCCCCGATATGTCCGTCCGAGACAACTTGGAACTGGGCGCACACGTCGCCGGACGGAACCACGACACTGCGGCGGCAATCGAGGAGGTCTACGAGATCTTCCCGGCACTCCGCGAGTACGAGGACACCCCCGCAGGAAATCTCAGCGGCGGCCAACAGCAGATGGTCGAACTCGGCCGCGGACTGATGCTCGACCCCGAGTTGCTCCTCCTCGACGAACCGACGGCGGGACTCGCACCGAAGGCGATCGACATGATCTTCGAGAAGATCGAGGCGATAAACGACCGCGGCGTTACCGTCTTAATGATCGAACAGAACGTCAAAACGGGCGTCGAGCACTCGGATCACGTCTTCGTCCTGGAGAACGGGTCCACTCACCACGACGGCGATGCGGCGACGATCCTCGACCGACCCGAGATCCGCGAAGCGTACCTCAAAGTCGAACGGGACCAATGA
- a CDS encoding branched-chain amino acid ABC transporter permease, translated as MLSILPSAIVDGILIGLTYGLVAAGLGLIWGVMDIVNFAHGEHMLIAMYVTLLTAAELNVDPLLLLPVNVVLMFLIGYATYFLVIKRVMDGPVLGQVLCTFGLLLVIRYGIMYAAGPTTRTIDDFVFAGSTTVFGISISFPEVLTALVSIVTVAALYVLLQKTETGKAIRATAQDKQAAQVLGIETDRVYAVAWGIGLAATGVAGTMVATFFPVQPEATPVVWTIASFAAVALGGLGGILGPVAGGVVIGLVENIGAAVLDSSYRQLYVYLVLIGALIYQREGILNWVNS; from the coding sequence ATGCTATCCATCTTACCTAGCGCGATCGTCGACGGCATCCTGATCGGCCTCACCTACGGCCTCGTCGCGGCGGGCCTCGGGCTCATCTGGGGCGTGATGGACATCGTGAATTTCGCCCACGGAGAGCACATGCTCATCGCGATGTACGTGACGCTGCTCACCGCCGCGGAGTTGAACGTCGATCCGCTCTTGCTCCTGCCGGTCAACGTCGTCCTCATGTTCCTGATCGGGTACGCGACGTATTTCCTCGTCATCAAGCGGGTCATGGACGGGCCGGTACTCGGACAGGTACTCTGTACCTTCGGGCTGTTACTGGTCATTCGGTACGGGATCATGTACGCCGCAGGCCCGACGACGCGGACCATCGACGACTTCGTCTTCGCCGGGAGCACCACGGTGTTCGGGATCTCGATCTCGTTCCCGGAGGTCCTGACCGCGCTGGTCAGTATCGTAACCGTCGCAGCGCTCTATGTCCTGTTGCAGAAAACGGAGACGGGAAAAGCAATCAGAGCGACGGCACAGGACAAGCAAGCGGCACAGGTCCTCGGTATCGAAACCGACCGCGTCTACGCGGTCGCATGGGGGATCGGCCTCGCCGCGACCGGCGTCGCGGGGACGATGGTCGCGACGTTCTTCCCGGTCCAACCCGAAGCGACGCCAGTCGTCTGGACCATCGCCTCGTTCGCGGCCGTCGCACTGGGCGGGCTCGGCGGTATACTCGGGCCGGTCGCGGGCGGCGTCGTTATCGGGCTCGTCGAGAATATCGGCGCGGCCGTCCTCGACTCGTCGTACAGACAGTTGTACGTCTACCTCGTCCTCATCGGCGCGCTGATCTACCAGCGTGAGGGGATTCTCAACTGGGTGAACAGCTAA
- a CDS encoding ABC transporter ATP-binding protein, with the protein MITDTDTRRATTEPVLRIDGLRKEFPGAVALDGVSCEIRRGEVVGIVGPNGAGKSTLFNCIMGVHDPTDGQVHLNDEEITAEFTSRIVRSGVSRTFQLARVFPDLTVRENMVANQDHADEHILKTVVADAESTPRIDDLVELVGLWDLRDRKAGELSTGQKKLLTIAASLLQDPEIVLLDEPTAGVNPNLVDDIIETVVELNDNGATFCIIEHDMDVIQTLSDYIYVLNNGTNLVDGTPDVALEDPAVLEAYFGE; encoded by the coding sequence ATGATAACTGACACCGATACGCGCCGTGCTACCACGGAACCGGTACTTCGGATCGACGGACTGCGCAAGGAATTCCCGGGAGCCGTCGCGCTCGACGGCGTCTCCTGTGAGATCCGACGCGGGGAAGTCGTCGGCATCGTCGGCCCGAACGGCGCGGGCAAGTCGACGCTGTTCAACTGCATCATGGGCGTCCACGATCCGACCGACGGACAGGTCCACCTCAACGACGAGGAGATCACGGCCGAGTTCACCTCGAGAATCGTCCGCAGCGGCGTTTCGAGGACGTTCCAACTCGCGCGCGTGTTCCCGGACCTCACGGTTCGGGAGAACATGGTCGCGAATCAAGACCACGCCGACGAGCACATCCTGAAGACGGTGGTCGCCGACGCGGAGTCAACCCCGCGAATCGACGACCTCGTCGAACTGGTCGGCCTCTGGGATCTCAGGGACAGGAAGGCGGGCGAACTGTCGACCGGGCAGAAGAAACTCCTCACGATCGCCGCGTCCCTGCTCCAAGACCCTGAGATCGTGCTGCTGGACGAACCGACTGCAGGCGTCAATCCGAATCTGGTCGACGACATCATCGAGACCGTCGTCGAACTCAACGACAATGGGGCGACGTTCTGTATCATCGAGCATGACATGGACGTCATCCAGACGCTGAGCGATTACATCTACGTGCTCAACAACGGAACGAACCTCGTGGACGGAACGCCGGACGTCGCCCTCGAGGACCCGGCGGTCTTGGAAGCGTACTTCGGAGAGTGA
- a CDS encoding branched-chain amino acid ABC transporter permease, producing MSGLEQHVRESVAKIGRQTGLRSVPLSYVILAFFAATLAIPSLSTSYFFLNTAIYAFLFIGLGHSWNVIGGYAGQISLGHAAMFAIGGYTTAVLFIFYDVTPYVGLVAGGLLAAVAGLALGAITFRLRYHYFSIATLAASLGMSIVFLRWDWIGGAVGLEYPLAEIGNAYAFAFRDRRLYFYVMWAFALATTLFVYRLHTSKLGIYLRAIDMDQELAENAGISAFWYKMYAMGLSSFIAGVGGGLFAQYLLYIDPQTTLKLIRNVEFVLIAVIGGLGTVLGPIVGALIYIPTREYTRTILSGSHTGLDWVIFGTILVLLSIYKPNGLIERRPVIGDRTGRKPNSSEGESDDN from the coding sequence ATGAGCGGGCTCGAGCAACACGTCCGCGAATCCGTCGCGAAGATCGGACGGCAGACCGGGCTTCGATCGGTCCCACTCAGCTACGTCATCCTGGCGTTTTTCGCGGCGACACTCGCAATTCCGTCCCTGTCCACGAGTTACTTCTTCCTGAACACGGCCATCTACGCGTTCCTGTTCATCGGGTTGGGCCACTCGTGGAACGTGATCGGCGGCTACGCGGGACAGATCTCGCTCGGTCACGCGGCCATGTTCGCCATCGGCGGCTACACGACCGCCGTCCTGTTCATCTTCTACGACGTGACGCCGTACGTCGGGCTCGTCGCGGGCGGACTACTCGCTGCGGTCGCCGGACTCGCGCTCGGGGCGATCACCTTTCGGCTCCGCTATCACTACTTCTCGATCGCGACGCTCGCCGCGTCGCTGGGCATGTCCATCGTCTTCCTTCGGTGGGACTGGATCGGTGGTGCCGTCGGACTGGAGTACCCGCTGGCCGAGATCGGGAACGCGTACGCCTTCGCCTTCCGCGATCGCCGGCTCTACTTCTACGTGATGTGGGCATTCGCGCTCGCGACCACGCTGTTCGTCTACCGGCTCCACACGTCCAAGCTCGGAATCTACCTTCGAGCGATCGACATGGACCAAGAACTCGCGGAGAACGCCGGTATCAGCGCGTTCTGGTACAAGATGTACGCGATGGGGCTGAGCTCGTTCATCGCGGGCGTCGGCGGCGGCCTGTTCGCCCAGTACCTGCTGTACATCGACCCGCAGACGACGCTGAAACTCATACGGAACGTTGAGTTCGTCCTCATCGCAGTCATCGGCGGCCTCGGAACCGTCCTCGGCCCCATCGTCGGTGCGCTGATCTATATTCCGACGCGCGAGTACACTCGGACGATCCTCAGCGGGAGCCACACTGGCCTCGACTGGGTGATCTTCGGTACGATTCTGGTCCTGCTCTCGATTTACAAGCCGAACGGGCTGATCGAGCGCCGCCCCGTCATCGGCGATAGGACCGGTCGGAAACCGAACAGTTCGGAGGGTGAAAGCGATGATAACTGA
- a CDS encoding Zn-dependent hydrolase yields MTEPELSIDGKRLRRDIEQVASFGAVDTETGRGRTALPGDEANGEARDYLVDRLEEAGLEVRVDAVGNVAGRWTPPGADPDAAHVAAGSHLDSVPRGGIFDGPLGVFAPLEAVRAIRESNVSPARGFEVVCFTGEEGTRFADGVLGSTVATGKRSVEETLALTDGDETLEDALERIGYRGTGRLDASEWDAWLELHIEQNTRLEDAGVPLGVVTDITGTVRCHVTIEGEADHSGTTGMTERQDALAAASELVLAVERNAAEAAASGSGTAVGTVGQFDVAPNAVNVVPGTVSLRLDLRSVESAEIQAQLDAVTNTLAAIEDDRNVATTFDCTYDVPPTPLSRRCRNVVLDAAGDRGVETRRLHSGAGHDTMQVADVTDAALLFAASVGGYSHSPKEWADWADCTAATAVLADSLARLAPTDER; encoded by the coding sequence ATGACTGAACCGGAACTGTCGATCGACGGAAAGCGACTCCGACGAGACATCGAGCAGGTCGCATCGTTCGGTGCCGTCGACACCGAGACGGGCCGCGGGCGGACGGCACTGCCGGGCGACGAGGCGAACGGCGAGGCGCGTGACTACCTCGTCGATCGCCTCGAGGAGGCGGGCCTCGAGGTCCGAGTCGATGCAGTCGGCAACGTCGCCGGCCGGTGGACGCCGCCCGGTGCGGACCCGGACGCCGCACACGTCGCCGCCGGGAGCCACCTCGATTCGGTCCCACGCGGTGGCATCTTCGACGGCCCGCTCGGCGTCTTCGCGCCCCTCGAAGCCGTCCGGGCGATTCGAGAGAGCAACGTCTCGCCCGCCCGCGGGTTCGAGGTCGTCTGCTTCACCGGCGAGGAGGGGACCCGCTTCGCCGACGGCGTCCTCGGATCGACGGTCGCGACCGGCAAACGCAGCGTCGAGGAGACGCTCGCGCTAACCGATGGCGACGAGACGCTCGAGGACGCACTTGAGCGGATCGGTTACCGCGGGACCGGTCGCCTCGATGCGAGCGAGTGGGACGCGTGGCTCGAGCTCCATATCGAGCAGAACACGCGCCTCGAAGACGCGGGCGTGCCGCTCGGCGTCGTCACCGACATCACCGGAACGGTACGGTGTCACGTGACCATCGAAGGCGAAGCCGACCACTCGGGGACGACAGGGATGACCGAACGACAGGACGCGCTCGCGGCGGCGAGCGAACTCGTCCTCGCGGTCGAGCGGAACGCCGCCGAAGCCGCGGCTTCCGGAAGCGGGACCGCAGTCGGAACGGTCGGGCAGTTCGACGTTGCGCCGAACGCCGTCAACGTCGTCCCAGGGACGGTATCGCTCCGACTCGACCTGCGATCGGTCGAATCCGCGGAGATCCAAGCGCAACTGGACGCCGTAACTAACACCCTCGCGGCCATTGAAGACGACCGGAACGTCGCGACGACCTTCGACTGCACGTACGACGTGCCGCCGACACCGCTCTCGAGACGGTGCCGAAACGTCGTCCTCGACGCGGCGGGAGACCGCGGCGTCGAGACGCGCAGGCTTCACTCGGGGGCCGGCCACGACACGATGCAGGTCGCCGACGTGACCGACGCCGCGCTCCTGTTCGCCGCCTCCGTCGGCGGCTATTCACACTCGCCGAAAGAATGGGCCGACTGGGCGGACTGTACGGCCGCGACGGCCGTCTTGGCCGACTCCCTCGCACGTCTCGCACCGACCGACGAACGCTGA
- a CDS encoding D-2-hydroxyacid dehydrogenase: MTDIVVLHDKIHGLDPAAYAETIREAVPNADVSVARTPATERDLLCEATVATGYQIDPELVSASDTLELFACTFAGTGHLPLETLEAEGVAVTSASGVHGPNIAEQVLGYVLADVRNLRRGWEQHERGEWNHYQGGELRGSTATVVGMGPIGREIIARLDDFGVETIGVRYTPSKGGNADEVVGFEDTVDAAARSDYLVLACPLTETTDGLVDERLLGTLPTNAMLVNVARGPVVDTDALVAALRGNDIRSAALDVTDPEPLPADHPLWTLGDCLVTPHNAGHTPNYWDRCTEILCDALEETSLMRNS, translated from the coding sequence ATGACGGACATCGTCGTCCTCCACGACAAGATCCACGGGCTGGATCCGGCGGCGTACGCCGAGACGATTCGAGAGGCGGTGCCGAACGCCGACGTTTCAGTCGCACGGACGCCCGCGACGGAGCGCGACCTCCTCTGCGAGGCGACGGTCGCGACCGGTTATCAGATCGACCCCGAACTCGTTTCAGCCTCGGACACCCTCGAGCTGTTCGCCTGTACGTTTGCGGGCACCGGCCACCTCCCCCTCGAGACGCTCGAGGCCGAGGGCGTGGCCGTCACGAGCGCGTCCGGCGTTCACGGTCCGAACATCGCCGAACAGGTCCTGGGATACGTCCTCGCGGACGTGCGGAACCTCCGGCGGGGGTGGGAACAGCACGAACGCGGCGAGTGGAACCACTACCAGGGCGGCGAACTCCGCGGATCGACCGCGACCGTCGTCGGCATGGGTCCGATCGGGCGGGAAATCATCGCCCGCCTCGACGATTTCGGCGTCGAGACCATCGGCGTTCGCTACACGCCGTCAAAGGGCGGGAACGCCGACGAGGTCGTCGGCTTCGAGGACACCGTCGACGCGGCCGCGCGCAGCGACTATCTGGTGCTCGCCTGTCCGCTCACCGAGACCACCGACGGACTCGTCGACGAGCGGCTCCTCGGCACCCTCCCGACGAACGCGATGCTCGTCAACGTCGCACGCGGCCCCGTGGTCGACACCGATGCGCTCGTCGCTGCGCTTCGGGGCAACGACATCCGCAGCGCCGCACTCGACGTCACCGATCCCGAGCCCCTACCCGCCGACCACCCACTCTGGACGCTCGGCGACTGCCTCGTCACCCCCCACAACGCCGGCCACACCCCCAACTACTGGGACCGCTGCACCGAGATTCTTTGCGACGCCCTCGAGGAGACCTCGCTGATGCGGAACTCGTAG
- a CDS encoding IclR family transcriptional regulator, translating to MSAGDRDDGPRTLKTVTMASRVIDAVRESGGVGVSELATELDVSKSTAYIHLKTLEENGFLVQRDGRYELAFKFFVLGESARSQSPLYRYGKPKVDELADETDQYTHIVTEENGRGINLYQVKGETGVDGDYQSAKLQQRDHLHYTASGKAILAYLPRDRVAEIVDQHGLPAQTANTITDRETLFDELETVRDRGYAYNDEEEIEGFCAIGAPVRSPTGDVLGSLSVSAPARFMRDEQARDRLSERVMRSANVIEVNINMSS from the coding sequence ATGTCAGCAGGCGACCGCGACGATGGGCCGCGAACGCTGAAGACCGTGACGATGGCGTCACGCGTTATCGACGCCGTCCGCGAGAGCGGCGGCGTCGGCGTTTCGGAACTCGCGACGGAACTCGATGTCTCGAAAAGTACAGCCTACATCCACCTGAAGACGCTCGAGGAGAACGGCTTTCTCGTCCAGAGAGACGGCCGGTACGAGCTCGCATTCAAATTCTTCGTCCTCGGAGAGTCCGCTCGGAGCCAGAGTCCGCTCTATCGCTACGGCAAACCTAAGGTGGACGAACTCGCCGACGAGACCGACCAGTACACCCATATCGTCACGGAGGAAAACGGCCGCGGAATCAATCTCTATCAGGTGAAAGGCGAAACCGGTGTCGACGGCGACTACCAGTCGGCGAAACTCCAGCAGCGCGATCACCTCCACTACACCGCCTCTGGGAAGGCGATCCTCGCGTACCTTCCGCGCGACCGCGTTGCGGAAATCGTCGATCAACACGGCCTCCCCGCACAAACGGCGAACACAATCACCGACCGCGAGACGTTGTTCGATGAACTCGAAACGGTCCGTGACCGAGGGTACGCGTACAACGACGAGGAGGAAATCGAGGGGTTCTGTGCCATCGGTGCGCCAGTTCGAAGCCCCACCGGTGACGTGCTCGGGTCGTTAAGCGTGTCAGCCCCGGCGCGGTTCATGCGCGATGAACAGGCTCGAGATCGTCTCTCCGAACGTGTCATGCGCTCGGCGAACGTGATCGAAGTCAACATCAATATGAGTAGCTGA
- a CDS encoding urease subunit beta, with the protein MSEFVPGELLPSDEPVTINEGRPTETVTVENTGDRPVQVGSHFHFLEVNPGLEFDREAAYGMRLDIPAGTAVRFEPGCERDVDLVDIGGDRIVRGMGGLVDGRLDDEGAKAAALERAREQGYISEGAE; encoded by the coding sequence ATGAGCGAGTTCGTCCCGGGCGAACTGCTCCCATCCGACGAGCCGGTGACGATAAACGAGGGCCGACCGACCGAGACGGTGACAGTCGAGAACACCGGCGATCGACCCGTCCAAGTCGGCTCGCACTTCCACTTCCTCGAGGTCAACCCCGGGCTCGAGTTCGATCGGGAGGCCGCCTACGGAATGCGACTGGACATTCCAGCGGGGACCGCCGTCAGGTTCGAACCGGGGTGTGAACGCGATGTCGATCTCGTCGATATCGGCGGCGATCGAATCGTCCGCGGTATGGGCGGCTTGGTCGACGGCCGCCTCGACGACGAAGGTGCGAAAGCGGCGGCACTGGAGCGCGCTCGAGAGCAGGGCTACATTTCGGAGGGAGCAGAATGA
- a CDS encoding DUF3830 family protein — MLEIEIEDTTFTAELHEDRAPKSVAAVREFLPLESELMHVRWSGIATWINIDEIDLPEIPRENHTVYPSRGDLLLYPGYRNEQEILVPCGPTCFKSPAGELAGNHFATVDATADELKAVEEATLRDGAHGVTIREVER, encoded by the coding sequence ATGTTAGAAATCGAAATCGAAGACACGACGTTCACGGCCGAATTGCACGAAGATCGAGCACCGAAGTCCGTCGCCGCGGTCCGAGAGTTCCTGCCGCTCGAGTCGGAACTCATGCACGTCCGCTGGAGCGGGATCGCGACGTGGATCAACATCGACGAAATCGACCTTCCCGAGATCCCGCGGGAGAATCACACGGTTTACCCCTCGCGGGGCGATCTCCTACTCTATCCGGGCTACCGGAACGAACAGGAGATCCTCGTCCCCTGCGGCCCGACGTGTTTCAAGAGTCCGGCCGGCGAACTCGCGGGGAACCACTTCGCTACCGTGGATGCGACAGCCGACGAACTCAAGGCCGTCGAAGAGGCGACCCTTCGCGACGGCGCCCACGGCGTGACGATTCGGGAGGTCGAGCGATGA